The Bdellovibrionales bacterium genome includes a window with the following:
- a CDS encoding twitch domain-containing radical SAM protein, giving the protein MGEAEDSGNSFDPKAGDRVSPTFCVLPWVHRFTNIGGEVQVCCVSEEYDNNNRDENNLKINVNRIQDDEILMNTEFMRNLRVQLMKGEWPTFCERCKQTENGGGISRRQIENFSNSKFITRMINDTQPDGKTKVKIRSVDFRLGNTCNLACRMCNPRSSSKWIKDWSKVDQNWFGKSDEELESFRRFKYYENPEVWVHFKRQIPSLRHLHFAGGEPMVVRQMLEAMKMCVSEGYSRSISVSYNTNVTTIPDEVKELWPKFHRVRVYASIDAFGRLNDYIRHPSNWETISRNLSDLEENYDKYRMGHIMVACTAQTYNITQVHHLFKYLGDNFERVMPIPQLFNLYHPFHYRTQILPPHLKSLAKNNLLEAKSKAERLMQDRPTMRKFLYYLNSVDEAIHFMEMEDRQDLLPEFLRAALSKDKFRKENLFSLLPEFELLRTKQPSQREQNSSAPSSCF; this is encoded by the coding sequence GTGGGGGAAGCGGAAGACTCTGGAAACAGTTTTGATCCTAAAGCCGGAGATCGGGTCTCTCCAACGTTTTGCGTTTTGCCTTGGGTTCATCGTTTTACAAATATCGGCGGCGAAGTGCAGGTTTGTTGCGTGAGTGAGGAGTACGACAACAACAATAGGGACGAGAATAATCTCAAGATCAATGTAAACAGGATTCAGGATGACGAGATTCTTATGAATACTGAATTCATGAGAAACCTTCGTGTTCAGCTCATGAAAGGAGAATGGCCCACATTTTGTGAGAGATGCAAGCAAACAGAGAATGGAGGGGGTATTAGTCGTCGTCAAATTGAGAACTTTTCAAATTCGAAGTTTATCACCCGAATGATCAATGATACCCAGCCCGATGGAAAGACCAAAGTCAAAATTAGATCTGTTGATTTTCGCTTGGGTAACACGTGTAACCTGGCCTGTCGCATGTGCAATCCTCGTTCTTCCTCTAAGTGGATTAAGGACTGGTCAAAAGTTGATCAGAATTGGTTTGGTAAATCTGATGAGGAATTGGAATCTTTTCGCCGCTTCAAATATTATGAAAATCCAGAAGTTTGGGTGCACTTTAAAAGACAAATACCTTCTTTGCGGCATCTTCATTTTGCGGGCGGCGAACCAATGGTCGTTCGACAGATGCTTGAGGCAATGAAGATGTGTGTCAGCGAAGGATACTCGCGCAGCATTTCGGTTTCTTATAACACAAACGTGACGACGATACCGGACGAAGTCAAAGAACTCTGGCCAAAATTTCATCGAGTGCGTGTCTATGCCAGCATCGATGCGTTCGGTAGGTTAAATGATTACATCAGACATCCATCAAATTGGGAAACAATCAGCAGAAATCTGAGCGACTTGGAAGAAAATTATGATAAATATCGAATGGGCCATATTATGGTAGCATGTACCGCTCAGACCTATAACATCACGCAGGTGCATCACCTATTTAAATATTTGGGGGACAATTTCGAGCGCGTGATGCCAATTCCTCAGTTGTTCAATCTTTATCACCCCTTTCACTATCGAACTCAGATACTTCCTCCGCACCTCAAATCCTTGGCTAAAAATAATTTGCTGGAGGCAAAATCAAAAGCTGAAAGACTGATGCAAGATCGGCCAACGATGAGGAAATTTCTTTACTATTTGAACTCAGTGGATGAGGCCATTCATTTTATGGAGATGGAGGATCGACAAGATTTGTTGCCAGAATTTCTGCGTGCAGCGTTATCAAAGGATAAATTTCGCAAGGAAAACCTGTTTTCCTTGCTGCCTGAATTCGAGTTATTGCGGACAAAACAGCCCTCTCAGAGGGAACAGAATTCTTCCGCCCCTTCTTCATGCTTCTGA
- a CDS encoding DUF1003 domain-containing protein, with translation MDLRDMIEQESLHLHRLADLVTDAIKEEQLLSSRLLEIEHDSELSFGQMLADKVADFGGSWIFIIIFFIAISGWILLNIVFLKSQPFDPYPFILLNLILSCLAAIQAPVIMMSQNRQEEKDRRRARSDYMINLKAEMEVRNLHRKLDLLISEQMSSLFKIQQAQMEVLLKLEKSIK, from the coding sequence ATGGACCTAAGAGATATGATTGAGCAGGAAAGCCTCCACTTGCACCGATTAGCCGATTTGGTTACCGATGCAATCAAGGAAGAACAGTTGCTTTCATCGAGACTTCTTGAAATTGAACATGACTCAGAATTGAGCTTTGGACAGATGCTGGCTGACAAAGTGGCCGATTTTGGTGGCAGCTGGATATTCATAATTATTTTTTTTATCGCTATATCAGGATGGATCCTTCTTAACATTGTCTTTTTGAAAAGTCAGCCTTTTGATCCATATCCATTTATCCTCCTTAACTTAATTCTCTCGTGTCTTGCGGCCATCCAGGCGCCCGTCATCATGATGAGCCAAAATCGACAGGAAGAAAAGGATCGGAGACGAGCTCGGAGTGACTATATGATTAATTTAAAAGCCGAAATGGAAGTTAGAAATCTACACCGTAAATTGGATCTTCTCATCTCAGAACAAATGAGCTCCTTATTTAAGATTCAACAGGCGCAAATGGAAGTCCTTCTTAAACTTGAAAAATCAATAAAATAA
- a CDS encoding tryptophanase, translated as MKLESQPTRQRTIIEPFKIKMVEPLPFHSRASREKILEEAGYNLFLVAAKYVTFDFLTDSGTSAMSAAQWGAMMVADESYAGSTSFEHFQHAVRDITGYQYVIPTHQGRAAERLLFGVILKPGMKIPSNNHFDTTRANIEQAGGEAVDLVIKEGRDPAKMHPFKGNIDLERLDSFCSEYRTQIPCGMLTITNNSGGGQPVSLENIREASRIYKKYGIPFILDACRFAENSYLIKLRERGQESRSVRDIAQETFSLADGCMMSGKKDALSNIGGFIALKNDHWLSSLRASLILTEGFPTYGGLAARDLEALAVGLTEVLDESYLSYRIAVSRYMADGLNKLGIPTMQPAGGHAVYIDAKSFLSHIPQEQLPGQALVCEMFLAEGIRSCEIGSVMFGKTVDGKFQAAPMELVRLAFPRRVYTQSHFDYILEGMAEIAQNKNRIRGLKITWEPPFLRHFTSRFSIVDK; from the coding sequence ATGAAACTGGAAAGCCAACCGACACGCCAACGAACCATTATAGAGCCATTCAAAATTAAAATGGTAGAGCCCCTGCCGTTTCACTCTCGTGCAAGCAGAGAGAAAATTCTCGAAGAGGCGGGATATAATCTGTTTTTGGTCGCAGCGAAATATGTCACCTTTGACTTCTTGACCGATAGCGGGACGAGCGCCATGAGTGCCGCTCAATGGGGCGCAATGATGGTTGCTGATGAGAGCTACGCAGGCTCAACGAGCTTTGAACACTTCCAGCACGCAGTCCGTGACATTACTGGATATCAATATGTTATACCCACTCACCAGGGACGAGCAGCCGAGCGCCTGCTTTTTGGAGTCATCCTTAAACCGGGAATGAAGATACCGTCTAACAATCACTTTGATACCACTCGGGCCAACATCGAACAAGCTGGTGGCGAAGCCGTGGATTTGGTCATTAAAGAGGGAAGAGACCCTGCTAAAATGCACCCCTTCAAAGGCAACATTGATCTGGAAAGGCTTGATTCTTTTTGCTCTGAATATCGGACACAAATTCCGTGTGGTATGTTGACTATCACGAACAATTCGGGCGGTGGCCAACCCGTTTCTTTGGAGAATATTCGAGAGGCCTCAAGGATTTATAAGAAATATGGAATTCCATTTATTTTGGACGCTTGTCGATTCGCTGAGAATAGCTATCTGATCAAATTGAGGGAACGAGGACAGGAATCTCGCTCCGTCAGAGATATCGCTCAAGAAACCTTCTCTCTGGCAGATGGTTGCATGATGAGCGGGAAAAAGGATGCTCTTTCAAATATCGGCGGCTTTATTGCGCTAAAGAATGATCACTGGTTATCCTCCCTGCGTGCCTCGCTTATTCTTACGGAGGGCTTTCCAACCTACGGAGGTCTTGCAGCGAGGGACCTGGAGGCTCTGGCAGTTGGCCTTACAGAAGTTCTCGATGAGTCCTACCTTTCATATCGTATCGCTGTGTCAAGGTACATGGCCGATGGATTAAATAAATTGGGAATTCCCACCATGCAACCAGCCGGTGGGCATGCTGTTTATATCGATGCCAAGAGTTTTCTATCTCATATTCCGCAGGAACAGCTCCCGGGACAAGCTTTAGTTTGTGAAATGTTCTTAGCCGAAGGAATCCGCTCTTGTGAAATCGGCTCAGTCATGTTTGGCAAAACCGTGGATGGAAAATTTCAAGCTGCACCGATGGAACTGGTGCGACTTGCATTTCCTCGTCGGGTCTATACCCAGAGCCATTTTGATTATATTCTTGAAGGAATGGCCGAAATAGCTCAGAACAAAAATAGAATCCGAGGTCTGAAAATTACCTGGGAGCCTCCATTTTTAAGACATTTTACTTCGCGTTTTTCTATTGTGGACAAATAA
- a CDS encoding YaiI/YqxD family protein: MDPLNSELVIYVDADGCAVKEEVYKLARRHQIKVILVANQYLNVPFEPIIEMKVVSGGFDAADDWIAENIERSDILITSDLLLADRCIQRGARVVGPKGRELDSENIGSALAIRNLNSHLRDLGHKNTGPKAMEKENRSQFLSTMDHVIHRCLREKK; this comes from the coding sequence ATGGATCCATTGAATTCAGAATTGGTTATCTACGTCGATGCAGATGGTTGTGCCGTAAAAGAAGAGGTTTACAAGCTTGCCCGACGCCACCAAATTAAAGTGATTCTTGTGGCCAACCAATATCTCAATGTTCCTTTTGAGCCCATTATTGAAATGAAAGTGGTTTCAGGCGGTTTTGATGCCGCTGACGATTGGATTGCTGAAAATATCGAGAGAAGTGACATTTTGATCACTTCTGATCTGCTACTTGCTGACAGATGTATCCAACGTGGAGCGCGTGTTGTCGGTCCAAAAGGACGTGAACTTGATTCAGAAAATATTGGAAGTGCGTTGGCCATAAGAAATCTAAACTCACATTTGAGAGACCTTGGTCACAAAAATACCGGACCGAAAGCGATGGAGAAAGAAAATCGCTCTCAGTTTCTATCAACTATGGATCACGTCATCCATCGATGCCTACGGGAAAAAAAATGA
- a CDS encoding glycosyltransferase family 4 protein, with the protein MRVLHIGNESSWRGGENQIRLLIRGLNSVGVENYVAYPAGTPGYERLKLLAHRAMALPSKNPLNLNSILHLVMFCRNNKIDLIDAHSSGGHSLAIWVRRFAPQLKLVVHRRVDNRIKRNFFSGRKYRNQLVDEYIAVSECIRNILVDYGVREEKIHVIRDGVDPSPYEKIEKKKARQSLLNALKMESESDIFLIGNASALTHQKGTDTLLRAVKHLKEEGLLFHCVIAGDGALRNQLEEMAQELGVDDRVTFLGFIDYVPEFLSGLDLLVMPSNNEGLGSLLLEGLLAGCFVVATSVGGIPEIIRDSDLGLLSPKGDAQALARNIMRANSRRQSISSGRSYVVENFDCRKMALETHSIYLNLLGSRV; encoded by the coding sequence GTGAGAGTTCTTCATATTGGTAACGAAAGTTCATGGCGTGGGGGAGAGAATCAAATTCGACTTTTGATTCGGGGCCTCAATTCAGTCGGAGTTGAGAACTATGTCGCCTATCCGGCAGGAACGCCAGGGTACGAGCGTCTGAAATTATTAGCGCATCGTGCTATGGCACTTCCATCAAAAAATCCACTTAACCTTAACTCTATTCTTCATCTGGTTATGTTTTGCAGGAACAACAAGATTGATCTTATTGATGCTCATTCTTCAGGCGGTCATTCGTTGGCAATATGGGTCAGGAGGTTTGCTCCCCAGTTGAAGCTGGTAGTCCATAGACGGGTGGACAATAGAATCAAAAGGAATTTCTTCTCTGGTCGCAAATACAGAAACCAATTGGTGGACGAATACATAGCTGTTTCCGAATGCATTCGAAACATCCTAGTTGATTACGGAGTGAGGGAAGAAAAAATTCATGTCATCCGTGATGGTGTTGACCCATCTCCCTATGAAAAAATTGAGAAGAAAAAAGCACGCCAAAGTCTTTTGAACGCTCTTAAAATGGAATCTGAGTCTGACATCTTTCTCATAGGAAATGCTTCGGCCTTGACCCATCAAAAAGGGACAGACACCTTATTGAGGGCCGTGAAACACTTGAAAGAAGAGGGCCTTCTTTTTCATTGTGTCATCGCTGGGGACGGCGCTTTAAGGAATCAGCTTGAGGAAATGGCACAAGAATTGGGGGTCGATGATCGGGTGACGTTTCTTGGTTTTATTGATTATGTTCCTGAATTTCTGTCTGGTCTTGATTTGTTAGTTATGCCCTCAAACAATGAGGGACTCGGTAGTCTTCTCCTAGAGGGCTTACTGGCCGGCTGTTTTGTTGTGGCCACTTCAGTCGGGGGGATACCCGAAATAATTCGGGACAGCGACCTAGGATTGCTTTCTCCCAAAGGTGATGCTCAGGCCCTCGCTCGAAATATCATGAGGGCAAATTCTCGTAGACAGTCCATCAGTTCTGGACGAAGCTATGTGGTAGAGAATTTCGATTGTCGAAAAATGGCTCTTGAGACTCACTCAATTTATTTGAATCTCCTTGGTAGTCGAGTTTAA
- a CDS encoding tyrosine phenol-lyase produces MKNNHSHEQKKRAWAEPFKIKMVELLKTTTRDDRKIALEEAGYNTFLLKSDDVYIDLLTDSGTNAMSDGQWAGMILGDEAYAGSANFYNLERNVQKYYGYKYLIPTHQGRGAEHLLSRILIKPGDFVPGNMYFTTTRAHQELMGASFVDVIVDEAHDSESEIPFKGNIDLGKLESLIKRVGANRIPYVCVAATVNMAGGQPISMANMRLVRELCVKHGIKVMLDATRAIENAYFIKTKEKGFEGKTIAEILFEFCSLSEGCTMSGKKDLLVNIGGFLAVNDWDIFEEARNMVVLYEGLHTYGGLAGRDMEAMSRGIVEAVQYEHIQARIGQVAYVGEKLERAGIPIVRPIGGHAVFLDAKRFLPHLQQTQYPAQALAAWLYLEAGIRSMERGIVSAGRDKETGKDHCPELELVRLTFPRRVYTQSHCDVTVDAVVALYEDRKNLVGLQMIYEPKYLRFFQARFKPLE; encoded by the coding sequence ATGAAAAACAATCATTCTCACGAACAAAAAAAAAGAGCATGGGCTGAGCCTTTCAAGATCAAAATGGTCGAACTTCTTAAGACCACAACAAGGGATGATCGCAAAATTGCTCTTGAAGAAGCCGGATACAATACCTTTCTTTTGAAGAGTGACGATGTTTATATTGATTTGTTAACTGATAGCGGAACAAATGCTATGAGCGATGGTCAGTGGGCTGGAATGATCCTTGGGGATGAGGCCTACGCTGGAAGTGCAAACTTTTACAATTTGGAGCGCAATGTACAGAAATACTATGGCTATAAATATCTTATTCCTACCCATCAGGGACGTGGAGCCGAACACCTTCTTTCTCGCATTTTAATCAAGCCCGGCGATTTTGTTCCAGGGAATATGTATTTTACGACGACTCGTGCTCACCAGGAATTAATGGGAGCTTCGTTTGTCGATGTCATCGTAGATGAAGCTCATGATTCTGAAAGTGAAATTCCATTTAAGGGCAACATTGATTTAGGTAAACTGGAGTCCCTGATAAAACGGGTTGGTGCCAATCGGATTCCCTATGTTTGTGTTGCCGCAACTGTAAATATGGCCGGTGGACAACCCATTTCAATGGCGAATATGAGACTGGTTCGCGAACTTTGCGTTAAGCACGGCATTAAAGTAATGCTTGATGCGACTCGCGCAATTGAGAACGCTTATTTTATCAAGACGAAAGAGAAAGGCTTTGAAGGCAAGACCATTGCTGAAATCCTTTTTGAATTTTGTTCCCTCTCCGAGGGCTGTACGATGAGTGGCAAAAAAGACCTTCTGGTAAATATCGGTGGATTTTTGGCGGTTAATGATTGGGATATTTTTGAAGAAGCGCGCAACATGGTCGTGTTGTACGAGGGGCTTCATACCTATGGGGGGCTTGCGGGACGAGATATGGAGGCCATGTCTCGTGGTATTGTCGAGGCCGTTCAGTATGAACATATTCAGGCGCGAATCGGGCAAGTAGCCTATGTTGGAGAAAAGCTCGAGCGGGCTGGGATTCCAATTGTACGCCCCATCGGTGGACATGCAGTTTTTTTAGATGCCAAACGGTTTCTGCCTCACCTTCAGCAGACCCAATATCCGGCGCAGGCCTTAGCAGCGTGGCTCTATTTGGAAGCTGGAATTCGCTCAATGGAGCGAGGAATTGTTTCGGCAGGTCGAGATAAGGAAACGGGCAAAGACCACTGTCCGGAGCTGGAACTTGTCCGATTGACATTTCCTCGTCGTGTTTATACCCAGTCTCATTGTGACGTGACGGTGGATGCAGTGGTAGCACTTTATGAAGACCGAAAAAATTTAGTGGGCCTTCAGATGATTTATGAGCCAAAGTATCTGCGATTTTTTCAAGCACGTTTTAAGCCCTTGGAATAA
- a CDS encoding SOS response-associated peptidase: MCGRAYHTYSEEELFFRYLNEKAKHDPMSSLLPNYNLSPTQKSPIVFREQGELRIAIFRWGLVPFWAKDVKAADKYSLINAKAEEIDEKRSFKEAFLHRRCVVPFSGFFEWQRTDGGPKRPYAISLIKEPIMSVAGVWEFWKSKDTHEMVFSFSVITTSANSLVSKIHNRMPAILSRSEEQEWLDPHNRNILELKNLLKPCPSDWLEAREVSNLVNNPRNNRPELLLALSKETS, encoded by the coding sequence ATGTGCGGTCGAGCCTATCATACTTATTCTGAAGAGGAGCTCTTTTTTCGTTATTTAAATGAGAAGGCCAAGCATGACCCTATGAGTAGCTTACTTCCTAACTACAATCTTTCACCAACTCAAAAATCACCTATCGTTTTTCGAGAACAAGGCGAGTTACGAATTGCAATCTTTCGATGGGGCCTTGTCCCTTTTTGGGCAAAGGATGTTAAGGCGGCCGATAAGTATAGCCTTATAAATGCCAAGGCAGAAGAAATTGACGAGAAGCGTAGCTTTAAAGAGGCCTTCCTACATCGTCGATGCGTTGTTCCATTCTCTGGGTTCTTTGAGTGGCAACGCACCGACGGCGGGCCGAAGCGACCTTACGCAATATCCTTAATAAAGGAACCCATCATGAGTGTAGCTGGTGTGTGGGAGTTTTGGAAATCCAAGGACACTCATGAAATGGTTTTTTCTTTTTCGGTTATCACCACGTCAGCGAATTCACTTGTATCTAAGATACACAATCGCATGCCGGCTATACTTTCCCGATCGGAGGAGCAAGAATGGCTTGATCCGCACAACCGTAATATCTTGGAGTTGAAGAATCTCCTTAAACCATGCCCATCTGATTGGCTGGAAGCAAGAGAGGTATCAAATCTCGTCAATAATCCTCGAAATAATCGACCAGAGCTCTTGTTAGCATTGTCAAAAGAGACATCATAA
- a CDS encoding glycosyltransferase family 2 protein: protein MAQSDYILSLDADEELSSELRQEILHLKPNLSGVFSLNRLTNYCGTWIHHSSWFPDYQMRLFPRKLGQWNKSFVHEHLVFSEPLQINKLKGLLFHYSIPSLEQHILTVNRYTSLAAERLVEANGSFFLFKAATRPMFHFLKCYFLRFGFLDGFHGFCIAGISSFYVF, encoded by the coding sequence TTGGCTCAGTCAGATTATATTTTATCCCTTGATGCTGATGAAGAATTGTCATCCGAATTGCGTCAGGAAATCCTCCATTTAAAGCCAAATCTATCGGGTGTTTTTTCCTTGAATAGGTTGACAAATTATTGCGGAACTTGGATTCACCATTCTTCGTGGTTTCCTGATTACCAAATGAGGCTTTTCCCTCGAAAATTGGGTCAATGGAACAAATCTTTTGTTCACGAGCATCTCGTTTTTTCCGAACCCCTTCAAATAAACAAGCTCAAGGGGCTACTGTTTCATTATTCAATCCCTTCGCTTGAACAGCACATTCTGACAGTAAATCGCTATACATCTCTCGCAGCTGAAAGGTTAGTCGAAGCCAATGGAAGTTTCTTTCTTTTTAAAGCTGCGACTCGTCCAATGTTTCATTTTTTGAAATGTTACTTTCTTAGATTTGGTTTCTTAGATGGATTTCATGGATTTTGTATTGCTGGAATTTCTTCGTTTTATGTTTTCTGA
- a CDS encoding glycosyltransferase, producing MATISAVIITKNEEKNIFRCLDSLQGLVEEIIVVDSFSVDGTPQICRAFSRYSICSDGMAGIWRDKELRKQFGSVRLYFIP from the coding sequence ATGGCCACAATTTCAGCAGTGATCATTACAAAGAATGAAGAGAAAAATATCTTTCGTTGCCTTGATTCTTTGCAGGGCCTCGTAGAGGAAATTATTGTTGTTGATTCATTCAGTGTGGACGGTACACCACAAATTTGTCGCGCCTTTTCCCGATATTCAATTTGTTCAGACGGAATGGCGGGGATATGGAGAGACAAAGAACTTCGGAAACAGTTTGGCTCAGTCAGATTATATTTTATCCCTTGA
- the mgtE gene encoding magnesium transporter gives MELNPGELDFGNINGLREQWAEFDSELRKEIFSKLSRPDAEELFLNLSVDDQLELIEKQSLLEKRSWLRLLALDDAADLIQKFSKDQQAEALNVLDSHTRREVMGLLAYEEDNAGGLMNPQYIRLRPDMTIDEATQYLRAQARTPVEIIYYAYVLDSEQRLKGIVSFRDLLMAPREKLIKDIMTSELVTVSEEMDREEVSRVFTQTNFVAIPVVDRNQRMKGIVTYDDNATVVQIEATEDIQKLGGMEALDAPYFKVNFLSMIKKRAGWLTILFIGEMFTATAMGYYEDQIQKAVILALFIPLIISSGGNSGSQASTLIIRALALREIRLRDWWRVLIREIASGLTLGAILGVIGLLRITLWQHWSPIYGEHYLLVAFAVSSSLVGVVLWGTTAGSMLPFLLKRLGFDPASASAPFVATLVDVTGLVIYFTLASLILSNTLL, from the coding sequence ATGGAGTTGAACCCTGGTGAATTGGATTTCGGTAATATTAATGGTCTTCGCGAGCAGTGGGCAGAATTTGATTCTGAATTGCGGAAAGAGATCTTTTCAAAACTTTCGCGTCCTGATGCTGAGGAGCTATTTTTAAACCTCTCCGTTGACGATCAGTTGGAATTAATAGAAAAGCAGTCTTTGCTTGAGAAACGTTCCTGGCTTCGGCTTTTAGCTCTAGACGATGCGGCTGATTTAATTCAAAAATTCTCAAAAGATCAGCAGGCCGAAGCTCTCAACGTATTAGATAGTCATACTCGGAGGGAAGTCATGGGACTTCTTGCCTACGAAGAAGACAATGCTGGGGGATTAATGAATCCTCAGTATATTCGACTTCGACCCGATATGACGATTGACGAAGCAACTCAGTATCTTCGCGCTCAGGCTCGCACGCCCGTGGAAATCATCTATTACGCCTATGTTTTGGATTCCGAACAGAGGCTGAAAGGGATAGTGTCCTTTCGTGATCTCTTGATGGCTCCGCGTGAGAAGCTCATTAAAGATATCATGACATCAGAATTGGTCACTGTATCCGAAGAGATGGATCGAGAGGAAGTGTCTCGAGTGTTCACCCAGACTAACTTTGTGGCTATTCCCGTTGTCGATAGGAATCAGCGAATGAAGGGCATTGTCACATACGATGACAATGCGACGGTTGTTCAGATTGAGGCGACCGAAGATATTCAAAAACTTGGAGGTATGGAGGCTCTGGATGCTCCCTATTTCAAGGTGAATTTTTTGAGTATGATTAAAAAGAGGGCGGGGTGGTTAACCATCCTCTTTATCGGAGAGATGTTCACGGCCACTGCAATGGGGTATTACGAAGATCAAATTCAAAAAGCGGTTATTTTGGCCTTATTTATTCCCTTGATTATCAGTTCAGGAGGAAATTCTGGATCTCAGGCTTCGACTCTTATTATCCGAGCATTGGCATTGAGAGAAATTCGGCTGAGGGATTGGTGGAGGGTGTTGATACGAGAGATTGCTTCAGGATTGACTTTGGGGGCAATCTTGGGAGTGATCGGGCTTTTGAGGATCACCCTTTGGCAGCATTGGAGCCCCATTTATGGAGAACATTATCTGCTTGTTGCATTTGCAGTTTCTTCAAGTCTGGTAGGTGTGGTGCTCTGGGGCACAACGGCGGGATCTATGCTTCCTTTTCTTTTAAAGAGGTTGGGTTTTGATCCTGCCAGTGCTTCGGCCCCCTTTGTAGCGACCCTCGTGGATGTGACGGGTCTCGTGATCTACTTTACCCTTGCGAGTCTCATCTTAAGCAACACACTTCTTTGA
- a CDS encoding DUF1513 domain-containing protein codes for MNRRQALYAITGGLALSGSLGLGMRLLRRQFFRSGEASAITLGSDRVTKDTFLTEAFLDSHRIEQVELPMKEGHSALCLPERKLVCIGHKSTTSLFLDSDNKVIKEIKAPKGYMYGGHGLVFLNQKRVLITAHAAIASSEKDSGLIQVFSLDKMELIQQFSSHGIHPHEIRLLPGEKSYVVTHYGMLSEENNPNPQHFTFGVLNPKLSVFSVETNLPIVHHSVTPNYAIFTHMDIGSDGLVYGVNNQYWHTDFFKKNRPEHEFGDNDFTLDPLEERKDQVAVPLPLVIIDPATGKQTDIFTSSKTQRRSQSIATNFLMEKVIATYPYSHTILVVNRDFSASTFDTRSFGISGVRGVCEIPFTSKIVITGTEENIAVIDLKSMERVQFFPAKLNASIHVSIRT; via the coding sequence ATGAATCGTCGTCAGGCTTTGTATGCAATTACTGGCGGGCTGGCATTGAGTGGTTCATTGGGGCTTGGGATGCGGTTGCTTCGACGCCAGTTTTTTCGGTCGGGTGAGGCCTCAGCCATTACGTTGGGTAGTGACAGAGTGACGAAGGACACTTTTCTAACTGAGGCCTTTCTTGACTCTCATAGAATAGAACAGGTTGAGTTGCCAATGAAAGAAGGGCATTCAGCCCTCTGTTTGCCAGAGAGGAAACTGGTATGCATAGGACATAAGAGTACCACCAGCCTGTTTTTAGATAGTGATAATAAGGTGATAAAAGAAATCAAGGCCCCAAAAGGATACATGTATGGAGGCCATGGACTTGTCTTTCTAAATCAGAAGCGAGTGTTAATCACCGCACATGCTGCAATTGCCTCTTCAGAAAAGGATTCTGGGTTAATTCAAGTCTTTTCGCTGGACAAGATGGAACTCATTCAGCAATTTTCCAGTCATGGCATTCACCCGCACGAAATCAGACTATTGCCGGGTGAAAAATCCTATGTAGTCACTCACTATGGCATGTTATCAGAGGAGAATAATCCGAACCCCCAACATTTCACTTTTGGCGTTTTAAATCCGAAGCTCAGTGTTTTTTCGGTTGAAACCAATTTGCCAATCGTTCATCATTCTGTGACTCCAAATTATGCTATCTTTACCCACATGGACATCGGATCTGACGGGTTGGTCTATGGCGTAAACAATCAATATTGGCACACAGATTTTTTCAAAAAAAACCGTCCGGAACATGAATTTGGCGATAATGATTTCACTTTAGATCCTCTTGAGGAGAGAAAAGATCAAGTGGCGGTTCCCCTTCCCCTGGTCATTATTGACCCAGCAACGGGAAAGCAAACAGATATATTCACATCATCAAAAACTCAGCGGAGATCTCAATCGATAGCAACAAATTTTCTGATGGAAAAGGTAATTGCAACTTATCCTTATTCACATACGATTTTGGTCGTTAACCGAGATTTTTCAGCCTCAACTTTCGATACGCGATCTTTTGGAATCTCCGGAGTAAGGGGCGTCTGCGAAATTCCCTTTACAAGCAAGATCGTCATTACCGGAACAGAGGAAAATATCGCAGTGATTGATTTGAAATCCATGGAAAGAGTCCAGTTTTTCCCTGCAAAACTGAACGCGTCCATTCATGTTTCAATTCGCACATAA